In Silene latifolia isolate original U9 population chromosome X, ASM4854445v1, whole genome shotgun sequence, the following proteins share a genomic window:
- the LOC141621756 gene encoding hydrophobic protein RCI2A-like, which yields MGETTFVEVILAIFVPPLGVFLRFGTGVETWICLVLTLFAYIPGIIYAVYVLTV from the exons ATGGGTGAAACAACATTTGTAGAGGTGATACTAGCAATATTTGTTCCACCCCTGGGAGTTTTTCTTCGTTTTGGAACTGGG GTTGAGACGTGGATTTGCTTGGTGCTAACATTATTCGCATACATTCCAGGAATTATATATGCAGTTTACGTATTGACGGTATAA